Within the Acuticoccus sediminis genome, the region CTCGACGTAGCCGTCCGGGTGGCGCACGGCGAGGTCGCCGGAGTGGAACATGCCGCCGGCGAAGGCCTTCTGGGTCGCCTCCTCGTCCTTCAGGTAGCCCTTCATGACGATGTTGCCGTACATCATGATCTCGCCGACCGCCTCGCCGTTGGAGGGGACGTCCTCCATCGTCTCCGGGTCGCGCACGCTGAGACCCTCCTGGAGCGTGTAGTTGACGCCCTGGCGGGCCTTGATGCGGGCGCGCTCCTCGACCGGCTTCTCGTCCCACTCCGGCTTCCAGGCCGACACGACGCACGGGCCGTAGACCTCGGTGAGGCCGTAGACGTGGGTGACGTCGATGCCGACCTCCTCCATGCGCTGGATCACGACGGCGGGCGGCGGGGCGGCGGCGGTCATCATGCGGATGGTGTGCGGGGACTTGAAGCCGCGCTTCTGGCATCCCTCGACCGCCATCTGCATGACGATGGGCGCGCCGCAGAAGTGGGTTACGCCGTACTTCTCGAATGCCTCGACGATGGCGTCGGCGGAGACCTGGCGGCAGCACACGTTGACGCCGGCCTTCATCGCGATGGTGAATGGGAAGCACCAGCCGTGGCAGTGGAACATCGGCAGCGTCCACAGGTACACGGGGAAGTGCGGCATCGCCCAGTCGAGGGCGTTGGAGATCGCGCCCATGGCGACGCCGCGGTGCGAGTAGACCACGCCCTTGGGCCGGCCGGTCGTGCCCGAGGTGTAGGAGAGGGTGAACGAGGTCCACTCGTCCTTCGGCGGCACGTAGGCCATCGGCTCGTCGGCGAAGAGCTCTTCGTAGGTGAGATCGTACGGGCCCTCGGTCGGCTTGGCGAGGATGTCCTCGATGCGCACGATGAGGGGGCGGCTCTCCATCTCCTCGACGGCCTCGCCGAGGCGCGACGCGAGTTCGGAATCGACCAGCACCATCTTCGTCTCGGAATGCTCCAGGCAGTAGCGGAGCGTTCCGGCGTCGAGGCGCGTGTTGAGCGTCAGGATGACGGCGCCGGCGATCGGCACGGCGAAGCTGGCCTCGACGAAGGCCGGGGTGTTGGGGGCCAGGATCGCGACCACGTCGCCCGGCTCGATCCCGCGTGCGCGGAGGCCGGCGGCGAGGCGGCGGGCGCGCACGTCGGTCTCGCCCCAGGTCTGCGAGAAGTCGCCGTGGACGATGGCGGTCTTCTCGGGAAATACGGCGGCGGTCCTGGCAAGGAAATTCAGCGGTGTGATCGCACGGAAGTTGGCGTCACACTTCTCAAGGCCGCGTTCATCCATGGTCGTTGCGTCTCCTCATCGCGTCTCGGCGGCGCTGGCGATGGCGGCCGCGCGTCGGGCCGAAAGCAGAGTTGCGCCGAACTCGCCCCGACCAACAAGCCCCGGTCCATCGTCCTGGTGAAGGTTGGGCCAGCACCGAGGGATCATTATCAGAATTTGGATGAAATTATGCTCCTGAATCGGCTCTCCATTGCCGCGAAACTTTGGGGTCTGACCGGGATCAGCGTTCTGACGCTGGCCGGCCTGGCCCTTGCGATCATTCCCCAGGCGCATCGGTACGCGGTGGAGCTCGAGGCCGACAAGGCCCGGGCCATCGCCGAGGTCGCCCGCAATCTCGGCCTGCAGCTCGCCGGGGAGGCAGAGGCCGGCCGGATGACCGAGGAGGCGGCGAAGGACGAGTACAAGCGGGCGATCCGGGCCATGTGGTACGACGACCACAAGGAGTATCTGTTCGTCTTCGACGAGCAGGGGATCAACGTCGTCCACCCCGCGAAGCCGGAGCTCGAGTCGCGCAACCTGTGGGGCCTGACCGACCCGAAGGGCAACAAGGTGGTGCAGCGCCTCGCCGCGGCGGCAAGCGACGGCGGCGGGCGGGCCGACTACTGGTGGGAGCCGGCAGGCTCGAAGACGCCGGAGCACAAGCTCTCCTACGCCTACCCGATCAAGCCGTGGGGCTACTTCGTCGGCACCGGCATCTATACCATCCGCGTCGACGCGAAATTCGCGCACCTGACATGGGTCGCGACGGGCATCACCCTCGGCGCCATGCTGATCGTCGCGTTCGCCTCCTGGCTGGTCGCCCGCGACCTGTCGCGTCCCGCCTCGAGGATCGCCGACACGGTGGAGCGCATCGCCAACAACGAGGTGGTCGAGGACACCGGTTACCAGGACCGCGCCGACGACATCGGCAAGATCGCACGGGCGGTCGGCTCGCTGCGCGACGGCGTGATCGAGCGGATGGAGATGCAGAGGGCCCGGGAGCGGCAGGAGGGCGAGCGGGCCGCCGAGCGGGCGCGGGAGATGAACGCGATGGCCGACGCGCTCGACGCGAAGGTCTCGTCCGAAGTCGGCGGCATGGACAGCGAGGTCGGCTCGATGGTCGAGCGCGCCGAGCTGCTCCGCACGCTGTCGGAGAAGATGCGGCGCATGGCCAACGACACCTTCCTCGTCTGCGAGGAGGGGATGGCGAGCGTGGAGACGGTCGCGACGGCCGCCGAGGAGCTCTCCTCCAGCGCTCAGGAGATCAGCCGGCAGGTCGACGGCACCGCCACGACGACGCGGCAGGCCGTCACGATGGCGGAAGGGGCGACCACCTCGGTCAACGCGCTGATGGAGAAGAGCCGCAGCATCGGGGAAGTCACCCAGCTGATCAACTCGATCGCGGAGCAGACGAACCTCCTCGCCCTCAACGCCACCATCGAGGCGGCACGGGCCGGCGAGGCGGGCAAGGGCTTCACCATCGTCGCGCAGGAGGTGAAGGGCCTCGCCGAGCAGACGGCGAAGGCGACAGCGGAGATCGAGGGCCAGATCCGCGCCATCCAGGCCGAGACCGACCAGAGCGTCAATGCGATCCACGGAATCGTCGAGATCATCAACCAGGTCTCGACGAACACCGACGCGATGGCGAGCGCGCTCGACCAGCAGGTCGAGGCGATCCAGGAGATCGCCAAGAGCATCTCTGACGCGTCGACCTCGTCCAAGACCATCGGCGACAACATGAGCCACCTGCGGATGAGCGCGGAGGAGACGGGCGAGGCGATCGACGTCCTGTGGTCCGCGTCGTCATCGCTGCGCGGGCGCAGCACCGGTGTCGCCGGGGCCGTGCACGGCTTCCTGGACAGCCTGCGCCACTCCAACGACGACCACGCGGGGCGGATGGCGGGCTGACGCCTCGCCGGCCTGCCCCGTCGCGTCGGCCGGAGCAGGGTGCGGCGGTCGGCCGGGATCAGGAGAGGCGGTCGATGGGGCCGCCGATGCGTCTCGCGAGGGCCGGCGGCAGACCGATCGACGGCTTGGCCGGCGGGCGCGCGTAGGCCCCCTTCAGCGGCGCCGAGAGTCCGAGGCGGACCAGCATTTCGGCATAGAGCACGCCGGCGACAACGGGGTCGATGACGGGGACCGCGACGCGGTCCTCCACCGTGGCGGCGAAGCCCGCCAGCGGGGCGCCGCCGATGATCACGACGTCCGCCTTGTCGGTGGTGACGGCGGTGTCGACCAGCTCCACCAGCTGATCGCCGAGCGTCTCCTGCACGGTGTCGATCCCGCTCGGGGGCGCGGGCTGCGAGGGGACGCGCACGCCGGTGAAACGGGCGTCGAGCCGGGCCCGCGAGACCGAGTCGAGGTACCAGGTCGACATCACCTGCGAGAAGGTCACGATGCCGAACCGGTCGCCGACGGCGCAGGCGGTCAGGATCGCCGCCTCCGCGACACCGACGATGGGGATGTCGTAGAGCTCGCGCGCCGAATAGAGGCCGGGGTCGCCGAACGCGGCGACGACGACGGCGTCCACGTCGCCCTCATGCTCGGCGATCATCTCCAAGACTATGGAGGCGGAGACGTCCGCCTCCGCCCGCGAGGAAATGTAGGGAAACCCCCGCGCCGCGGTCGCGGGGACGAGCTCGGTCGTGGGCGCGAGGTAGGGGCGCACGGCGCTCGCCATGCGGTCCGTGAGGCTGGTGGACGTATTGGGATTGAGGAAGAGCAGCCGCACGGGAACCTATCGCATCATGGTCTGCGGCAGGATCGTCACGATCTGCGGCACCAGGGTGATGATGACGAGGCCGAGCATCATCAGGAAGAAGAACGGCATCGCGGCCTTGGTGATGTGAAGGATATCCCGTCCGCTCATCCCTTGCAGCACGAAGAGGTTGAAACCCACCGGTGGCGTGATCTGCGCCGCCTCCACGACGATCACCGCGAAGATGCCGAACCACAGGAGGTCGATCCCGGCGGCCTTGACCATCGGCAGCACCACCGTTGCCGTCAGCACCAGCATCGACACGCCGTCCAGGAAGCAGCCGAGGATGATGTAGAAGATGCCGAGCACGAAGAGCAGCGCGTAGGGCGAAAGGTGCAGTGAATCGACCCAGGTCGCGAGGTGCCGCGGGATGCCGGTGAAGCCCATCGCCATCGACAGGAACGCGGCCGTCACCAGGATGAAGGTGATCATGCACGAGGTGCGGACGGCGCCGAGCAGAGTGTCCATGAAGGTCTTCGGCGTCAGGCTGCGCGAGAAGCCCGCGAGGATCAGCGAGCCGATCACGCCGACGGTCGCCGCCTCGGTCGGCGTCGCGAACCCGCCGTAGATCGAGCCCAGCACGGCGATGATGAGGAGCATCACCGGGATCAGGTAGCGCGAGCGCCAGAGCTTCTCCTTCAGCGACAGCTTCTCGGTGTCGGCCGGGGTCAGCTCGGGGCGGAGCCAGGACCAGATCATCACGTAGCCCATGAAGAGGGCGATGATGAGGATGCCCGGAAGCACGCCGGCCATGAAGAGGCGCGAGATCGACTGCTGCGAGATGACGCCGTAGACGATCAGCATGATCGACGGCGGGATGAGGAGCCCGAGGGTGCCGGAGCCGGCGAGGGTGCCGAGGATCATCCGCTCGTCGTAGCCGCGGGCCTTCAGCTCGGGCAGCGAGATGCGGCCGACCGTGGCGCAGGTGACCGCCGACGAGCCGGCCACCGCCGCCATGATCCCGCAGCCGACGATGTTGACGTGGACGAGGCGCCCCGGCAACCACGACAGCCATGCCGAGAGGCCGAGGAACATGTCCTGCGAGAGCCGGGTCCGGAAGAGGATCTCGCCCATCCACACGAACAGCGGCAGCGCGGTAAGCGCCCAGTTCCAGGACGAATCCCAGACGGTGGAGGCGAGCAGCGAACCGGCCGGAGCCGGGGTGAAGAATTCGAGGGCGACCCACCCGACGATCCCGAGCGAGACGGCGATCCACACGCCTCCCGCGAGCAGGATCAGCATGACGGTGAAGAGAATGGTCGCGAGTACGCCGGCAGCCATCAGATGGAACGCTCCACGTCGGCCGGCATTCCGGCATCGGGGTTGGTCGAGTCGATCGGCTTGCCGGCGAGGACGCCTTCCTCGGTCTGGTAGCCGGGCATCTCCCCCTTCAGCACCAGGATCAGCTCGTCGACGAAGGCGATGACGAGGAGGCCGCCGCCGATGGCCATGCCGGTCTGCGGGATCCAGAACGGGGCCGCGATCAGTCCGGGCGAGACGTCGCCGAACTGGTAGGACTGCATGGCAAGGCGGATCGAGAAGTAGGTGAAGTAGGCGGAGGCGGCGAGGCCGATGAGGCAGCACAGCACCTCGACGACCTGCTTGATCCCCGCGGGCAGCCCACGCGTCGCGAGGTTGACGCGCACGTGGGTGCCGCTTTTCAGCGTGTAGGCGAGGCCCAGGAAGGTGGAGGCGGCCATGCAGAAGCCGGCCAGCTCCGTTCCGTCAATGGTCACGCCGACAAAGCGGCCGATGATCTGCGCGATGATGCTGAGCGCGATCCCCATGAGAAACAACCCGGCGAGAACGCCACTCACGAGATAGACCCCGTCGAGCGTGTGACGAAGGGGTCCGGTTCGGCCGCTTTGGGTCATCAGATTACTCGAGGCCCTTCGACTTGAAGAACGGGGTGACGGCTTCGACCGCCTCGGGGCTGGCCGACTCCTTCCAGGTCACGAGCATCTTGCCGCCGATCTCGGTCATCTTCTCGACGAGCGACTCGGGAGCTTCGGTGACGGTCATGCCGTGCTCCTTGAGGATGCCCTTCTGCTCGGTGGTGGTCGCCTCGGACATTTCCCAGGCGCGCTTCTCGGCCGTCTTGGCGGCCTCGAGGATGACCGTCTGGGTCGCCTCGTCGAGCGCGTCGAAGGCGGCCTTGGAGACGATCACGGCATTCTTGGAGTAGAGGGCGCCGACGTCGGTGTAGTAGTCGGTGTTGTCCCACGCCTGGATGTCGATGCCGGTCTGCGGGCTTGTGAACAGCGCCTCGATCAGGCCGGTGGAGAACGCCTGCGGGATCTCGGCGAACGGCAGGATGGTCGCCTGGAAGCCGAGGAGCTCACCCATCTCCTGGGTCGAGGTCGAGTAGATGCGCAGCTTCACGCCCGCGAAGTCGTCCGGACCGTTGACCGGAAACTTGGTGTAGAAGCCCTGGCCCGGCCACGGCGAGTAGAAGAGGACCTTCATGCCCGCTTCGTCGAACAGCTTGTCGAAGTAGGGCTTCTGGGCGTCCTTCAGCTCCCATGCGGCCTCATAGGTCGGGGCGATGAAGGGCAGGCCCGCGAGGATGTACATCGGGTCTTCGTTGCCATAGACGCCGAGGCGGATCTCGCCGATCGGGATCTGGCCGGACTGCACCGCACGCTTGATCGAGTCGAGCTTGATGAGCGAGTCGTTCGGCTGGAGGTCGATGGTGAGCTCGCCGCCGGACTTGTCCTCCACCTCGTCGATGAACATGCGGATGTTCTTCGTGTGGAAGTTCTCTTCCGGATAGCCCGACGCCATCAGCCAGGTGGTGGCTGCACTCGCCGGGACGGCCGCTGCCAGGACGGCAACACCCAGCGCGGCTGCGATGGTGCGCGTTCCGCTCAGTTTCATCATGCACTCCTCGTTCTGTTGATATCGGCCCGGGGGCACGGATCGCTCCGCCTTGGTGCATTTGGCATGCCACAATGGTGGGGACGCGGATTGCGATCCACGCTCCGGTCGGAAAGGTGGCCGACGCATCGGGGGTCCGTCCAGTCAAAGCGTGCGGGGACGTGAGATTTTTCCGGCTCCGGCGCGGATTGGTCCGCCCGCTCACGGACATGGCCAAGTGCAGAAAACGCAACGACGCAGTTGACCCGTGGCCAAAGCGCGGCAGATTCGGAACGAAATGGCGTGAGATCATAAGAACAGGCCATAACGACCCGGGAGACAACGCGATGGCGGGACGGCGAGCGGCAGCTCTTGGCGGCGTGTTGTCGATCGCGTGGGTGCTGTTGCCGCTGCCTCCGGCCCGGGCTGCGACGATCTCTCTCGCCTGCAGCGCGCTCGGCATCGAACTCACCCTCTGCACCGAAGCTGCCCGACAATGGGGCAGTGATACCGGAAACGACGTCAAGATCGTGTCGACGCCGAATTCGGCGACCGAGCGGCTGGCCCTCTATCAGCAGATCCTGTCCGCCCGCGGCAGCGACATCGACGTCTACCAGATCGACGTCATCTGGCCCGGTCTCCTCGGCGACCACCTGGTCGATCTCGCGCCGCTGATGGGCGGCGCCGAGGCGCAGAACTTCCCCTCGCTGATCGAGGCTGCGACGGTGGACGGGGAGCTGAAGGCGATGCCCTGGTTCGCGGACGCGGGGCTGCTCTACTACCGCGCCGACCTGCTTGCCGCCTACGGCGCCGAGCCGCCCGCGACCTGGGACGAGCTGACCGAGACGGCGCGCACCGTGATGGACGGCGAGCGGGCCGCCGGCAACCGCGACATGTGGGGCTTCGTCTTCCAGGGCCGCGCCTACGAGGGCCTCTTCTGCAACGCGCTCGAATGGATCGACAGCTATGGCGGCGGCACGGTGGTGGACGAGACGGGCGCGGTGACCGTCGACAACCCGGAGGCCGCGGCGGCGCTCACCACCGCGGCGGGCTGGGTGGACACCATCACGCCGAAGGGCGTCCTCAACTACGCCGAGGAGGAGTCGCGCGGCGTCTTCCAGTCCGGCCAGGCCGTCTTCATGCGCAACTGGCCGTATGCCTACGCGCTCGCCAATGCCCCGGAGAGCCAGGTGGCCGGCAAGGTTGAGGTCGTGCCGCTGCCGCACGGGCCGGAGGGGCATCCGACGGGCACCCTGGGCGGCCAGCTCCTCGCGGTGTCGCGCTACTCGAACCATCCGGAGCTCGCGGCCGACCTCGTCAGGTATCTGACGTCGCAGGAGGTTCAGAAGCGCAGGGCGCTGGAGGGCGGCTTCAACCCGACGATCGAGGCCCTCTATGACGACCCCGACCTGAAGGCGAAGCTTCCCTACCTCGAGGCGATGGCCGAGACCTTCGCGCACGCGGTGGCGCGGCCGTCGGCGGTGACGAAGGACAAGTACAATCGCGTCTCGAACGCGGTCTTCAACGCGGTCCACGA harbors:
- a CDS encoding methyl-accepting chemotaxis protein, whose amino-acid sequence is MLLNRLSIAAKLWGLTGISVLTLAGLALAIIPQAHRYAVELEADKARAIAEVARNLGLQLAGEAEAGRMTEEAAKDEYKRAIRAMWYDDHKEYLFVFDEQGINVVHPAKPELESRNLWGLTDPKGNKVVQRLAAAASDGGGRADYWWEPAGSKTPEHKLSYAYPIKPWGYFVGTGIYTIRVDAKFAHLTWVATGITLGAMLIVAFASWLVARDLSRPASRIADTVERIANNEVVEDTGYQDRADDIGKIARAVGSLRDGVIERMEMQRARERQEGERAAERAREMNAMADALDAKVSSEVGGMDSEVGSMVERAELLRTLSEKMRRMANDTFLVCEEGMASVETVATAAEELSSSAQEISRQVDGTATTTRQAVTMAEGATTSVNALMEKSRSIGEVTQLINSIAEQTNLLALNATIEAARAGEAGKGFTIVAQEVKGLAEQTAKATAEIEGQIRAIQAETDQSVNAIHGIVEIINQVSTNTDAMASALDQQVEAIQEIAKSISDASTSSKTIGDNMSHLRMSAEETGEAIDVLWSASSSLRGRSTGVAGAVHGFLDSLRHSNDDHAGRMAG
- a CDS encoding TRAP transporter small permease; translation: MTQSGRTGPLRHTLDGVYLVSGVLAGLFLMGIALSIIAQIIGRFVGVTIDGTELAGFCMAASTFLGLAYTLKSGTHVRVNLATRGLPAGIKQVVEVLCCLIGLAASAYFTYFSIRLAMQSYQFGDVSPGLIAAPFWIPQTGMAIGGGLLVIAFVDELILVLKGEMPGYQTEEGVLAGKPIDSTNPDAGMPADVERSI
- a CDS encoding aspartate/glutamate racemase family protein; translation: MRLLFLNPNTSTSLTDRMASAVRPYLAPTTELVPATAARGFPYISSRAEADVSASIVLEMIAEHEGDVDAVVVAAFGDPGLYSARELYDIPIVGVAEAAILTACAVGDRFGIVTFSQVMSTWYLDSVSRARLDARFTGVRVPSQPAPPSGIDTVQETLGDQLVELVDTAVTTDKADVVIIGGAPLAGFAATVEDRVAVPVIDPVVAGVLYAEMLVRLGLSAPLKGAYARPPAKPSIGLPPALARRIGGPIDRLS
- a CDS encoding TRAP transporter large permease; amino-acid sequence: MAAGVLATILFTVMLILLAGGVWIAVSLGIVGWVALEFFTPAPAGSLLASTVWDSSWNWALTALPLFVWMGEILFRTRLSQDMFLGLSAWLSWLPGRLVHVNIVGCGIMAAVAGSSAVTCATVGRISLPELKARGYDERMILGTLAGSGTLGLLIPPSIMLIVYGVISQQSISRLFMAGVLPGILIIALFMGYVMIWSWLRPELTPADTEKLSLKEKLWRSRYLIPVMLLIIAVLGSIYGGFATPTEAATVGVIGSLILAGFSRSLTPKTFMDTLLGAVRTSCMITFILVTAAFLSMAMGFTGIPRHLATWVDSLHLSPYALLFVLGIFYIILGCFLDGVSMLVLTATVVLPMVKAAGIDLLWFGIFAVIVVEAAQITPPVGFNLFVLQGMSGRDILHITKAAMPFFFLMMLGLVIITLVPQIVTILPQTMMR
- a CDS encoding AMP-binding protein, producing the protein MDERGLEKCDANFRAITPLNFLARTAAVFPEKTAIVHGDFSQTWGETDVRARRLAAGLRARGIEPGDVVAILAPNTPAFVEASFAVPIAGAVILTLNTRLDAGTLRYCLEHSETKMVLVDSELASRLGEAVEEMESRPLIVRIEDILAKPTEGPYDLTYEELFADEPMAYVPPKDEWTSFTLSYTSGTTGRPKGVVYSHRGVAMGAISNALDWAMPHFPVYLWTLPMFHCHGWCFPFTIAMKAGVNVCCRQVSADAIVEAFEKYGVTHFCGAPIVMQMAVEGCQKRGFKSPHTIRMMTAAAPPPAVVIQRMEEVGIDVTHVYGLTEVYGPCVVSAWKPEWDEKPVEERARIKARQGVNYTLQEGLSVRDPETMEDVPSNGEAVGEIMMYGNIVMKGYLKDEEATQKAFAGGMFHSGDLAVRHPDGYVEIKDRAKDIIISGGENISSIEVEDALYAHPAVASAAVVAMPSERWGETPCAFVELVEGAQADEAELIAWVRERIAHYKAPKKVVFEPMPKTSTGKIQKFALRQRAKELAS
- a CDS encoding TRAP transporter substrate-binding protein, translating into MMKLSGTRTIAAALGVAVLAAAVPASAATTWLMASGYPEENFHTKNIRMFIDEVEDKSGGELTIDLQPNDSLIKLDSIKRAVQSGQIPIGEIRLGVYGNEDPMYILAGLPFIAPTYEAAWELKDAQKPYFDKLFDEAGMKVLFYSPWPGQGFYTKFPVNGPDDFAGVKLRIYSTSTQEMGELLGFQATILPFAEIPQAFSTGLIEALFTSPQTGIDIQAWDNTDYYTDVGALYSKNAVIVSKAAFDALDEATQTVILEAAKTAEKRAWEMSEATTTEQKGILKEHGMTVTEAPESLVEKMTEIGGKMLVTWKESASPEAVEAVTPFFKSKGLE
- a CDS encoding ABC transporter substrate-binding protein; translated protein: MAGRRAAALGGVLSIAWVLLPLPPARAATISLACSALGIELTLCTEAARQWGSDTGNDVKIVSTPNSATERLALYQQILSARGSDIDVYQIDVIWPGLLGDHLVDLAPLMGGAEAQNFPSLIEAATVDGELKAMPWFADAGLLYYRADLLAAYGAEPPATWDELTETARTVMDGERAAGNRDMWGFVFQGRAYEGLFCNALEWIDSYGGGTVVDETGAVTVDNPEAAAALTTAAGWVDTITPKGVLNYAEEESRGVFQSGQAVFMRNWPYAYALANAPESQVAGKVEVVPLPHGPEGHPTGTLGGQLLAVSRYSNHPELAADLVRYLTSQEVQKRRALEGGFNPTIEALYDDPDLKAKLPYLEAMAETFAHAVARPSAVTKDKYNRVSNAVFNAVHDVLSVGAEPEAALGRLAGELNRIKRRGW